In the genome of Fulvivirga maritima, one region contains:
- a CDS encoding helix-turn-helix domain-containing protein, whose amino-acid sequence MKRGKQFRDDEFIQLLAARLRELCEAKGIKHEKLAEKAGFDTRQIGRILRGESNTSISHFAQVCRALEMHPSEVLEGVSFKF is encoded by the coding sequence GTGAAAAGAGGGAAACAATTCAGGGATGATGAATTCATCCAATTATTAGCAGCACGGCTACGCGAACTTTGCGAAGCTAAAGGGATTAAACATGAAAAGTTGGCTGAAAAGGCTGGCTTTGATACTAGGCAAATAGGTAGGATATTGAGAGGAGAGAGCAATACTTCAATAAGTCATTTTGCACAAGTTTGTAGGGCTTTGGAGATGCATCCTTCTGAGGTTTTGGAGGGTGTCAGCTTTAAATTTTAA
- a CDS encoding SusC/RagA family TonB-linked outer membrane protein — MKTLLSILFCAGLYLGSASLSFCQQMMTIHGKVIATTDSLPLPGASVTVKSSLKGTITDSDGSFSLEVPEGSMLVFSYIGYESQERAVSSNNMLVALSEDYMTLGEVEIYSTGYEEVPVERATGSYEQVSEQLINRSVGSDIISRLDGVTSGLLFDRRLVGSGAAYGDDYRNLRIRGISSINSETNPLIVLDGFPYEGDINSINPNDIDNITVLKDAAAASIWGARAANGVIVISTKKGTFQEPLQINLVANARITQAPDLYDNPNYLSAQYFMEIEKSLFDQGFYDTDLNSLSMPALSPFVELLAAQREGELSEEQVQQQWQALETADVRKDVEDLFYQNGLSQQYALSLQGGNAKSSYYFSGGYDALQANVIGNESERVTLTARNTFKPIKQLQLQTGLFLSSQRRQNNGLAWGGYGSRYPYNQLIDDNGNALPVVRDYRLPYVNQAEEEGLLNWQYLPLEERDMMDNTIKQQQQRINVGLQYEFLPNTSLQLSYQYQHQSSEDTDLRSKESYYVRNLVNRFTDDEGDQLFPYNDILQVGHRQEKAHSGRLQLSTYQVFGEEHEVSALAGAEVRQVHTQGQGFEYFGYADEVLTTVDMIDYITYHYTRPNGRARIAPPNTSLSDLLNRYISYYGNMAYTFKQRYTLSGSARWDASNLFGVKTNQKGVPLWSVGAAWTVSKESFMNLSWLPYLRLRATYGYNGNINREATAFVTARYLSSYLTDFQVADIVSPGNPQLRWEKVAVWNAGIDFKALNNRVSGSFEYFRKEGKDLLGRQSLDPTTGFSSLQVEGFMANYANTKTKGWDLTLNTVNLNGAIKWQTDFLVSYAKTRLTSFDDEANNSSIYSFFRNSTLKLKEEAPIDALYAIPWSGLDPDTGAPLVMVDGQESSDYETYFNNLTFEELKEVGLVVPPYFGSIRNTWSYKHLSLSANLTFKLNYVFRRNSISYQSVFDGQQMGHQDFMDRWQNPGDEAHTQVPSIPTVNEASNFRDYAYNFSEVLVEKGDHIRLQDIRLGYTFQPQGQRASWYRSIECYLYLNNLGILWRANDKGLDPDYPYAELLPGPVYAIGTNIKL, encoded by the coding sequence ATGAAAACACTTTTATCCATTTTGTTTTGTGCTGGTCTTTATCTGGGGAGTGCATCCCTCAGCTTTTGTCAGCAGATGATGACTATTCACGGCAAGGTCATTGCCACTACCGACAGCCTGCCGCTGCCCGGGGCTTCGGTCACTGTCAAAAGCAGCCTCAAAGGCACTATTACGGATAGTGATGGTTCCTTTTCGCTGGAAGTACCTGAAGGCAGTATGTTGGTATTTTCTTATATCGGCTATGAGTCTCAGGAAAGAGCTGTCAGCAGTAATAATATGTTGGTGGCTTTGTCTGAGGATTACATGACCCTCGGTGAGGTGGAGATTTACTCTACCGGTTATGAAGAGGTGCCTGTAGAGCGGGCCACAGGGTCTTATGAGCAGGTCAGTGAGCAGTTGATCAACCGAAGTGTGGGATCTGATATTATCAGTCGCCTGGATGGGGTCACCAGCGGCCTCTTGTTTGATCGCAGGCTGGTAGGTTCAGGTGCTGCTTATGGTGATGATTATCGTAACCTGCGAATCAGGGGCATCAGCAGCATTAACAGTGAAACTAATCCGCTCATAGTGCTGGATGGTTTTCCCTATGAAGGAGATATCAACAGCATTAATCCTAATGACATTGATAATATCACGGTACTGAAGGATGCGGCGGCAGCTTCTATCTGGGGAGCGCGAGCAGCCAATGGGGTTATTGTTATCAGCACCAAAAAAGGGACTTTTCAGGAGCCGCTGCAAATCAATCTGGTAGCTAATGCCCGCATCACTCAGGCACCGGATCTCTATGACAATCCTAACTATTTGTCTGCTCAGTATTTTATGGAGATAGAAAAGAGCTTGTTTGATCAGGGCTTTTATGACACTGACCTCAATAGTCTGTCTATGCCTGCGCTATCTCCTTTTGTAGAGCTATTAGCAGCACAGCGAGAGGGTGAACTCTCTGAAGAGCAAGTACAGCAGCAGTGGCAGGCATTAGAAACTGCCGACGTGCGCAAAGACGTGGAAGACCTGTTTTATCAAAACGGGCTATCACAGCAATATGCGCTCAGCTTGCAGGGAGGGAATGCTAAAAGCAGCTATTATTTTTCCGGGGGTTATGATGCTTTGCAAGCCAACGTCATCGGTAATGAAAGTGAACGGGTAACGCTAACAGCCCGCAATACTTTCAAACCTATCAAGCAGCTACAGTTACAAACAGGCTTATTCCTGAGCAGTCAGCGGCGCCAGAACAATGGGCTGGCCTGGGGAGGTTATGGCTCCCGTTATCCTTATAATCAACTTATTGATGATAATGGTAATGCGCTACCGGTAGTGCGCGATTACCGCCTGCCTTATGTCAATCAGGCTGAAGAGGAAGGGCTACTCAACTGGCAATACCTGCCGCTGGAAGAGCGTGACATGATGGATAACACCATCAAGCAACAGCAGCAGCGCATCAACGTAGGCTTGCAATATGAGTTTTTGCCTAACACCAGCTTACAGCTTTCTTATCAGTACCAGCACCAGAGCAGTGAGGACACCGATCTGCGCAGCAAAGAGAGTTATTATGTGCGTAACCTGGTCAACCGTTTTACGGATGATGAGGGGGATCAGCTCTTTCCGTATAATGACATTTTGCAGGTAGGCCACCGTCAGGAAAAGGCGCATTCGGGAAGGTTACAGCTCAGTACTTATCAGGTGTTCGGGGAAGAGCATGAGGTTTCTGCCTTAGCCGGAGCGGAGGTACGGCAGGTGCATACTCAAGGGCAAGGCTTTGAGTATTTTGGCTATGCTGATGAGGTGCTCACCACCGTAGATATGATTGATTATATCACCTATCACTACACACGCCCTAACGGCAGGGCTAGAATAGCGCCTCCTAATACCTCGTTGTCTGATCTTCTGAACCGCTATATTTCTTACTATGGCAATATGGCTTACACTTTTAAGCAGCGATACACGCTCTCAGGCAGTGCCCGCTGGGATGCTTCTAACTTGTTTGGGGTGAAAACCAATCAAAAAGGGGTGCCCTTATGGTCAGTAGGTGCCGCCTGGACGGTATCTAAAGAAAGTTTTATGAACCTCTCCTGGCTGCCTTACCTCAGGCTGAGGGCTACTTATGGTTATAATGGCAACATCAACCGGGAGGCCACGGCTTTTGTGACGGCGCGTTATCTCTCTTCTTATTTGACTGACTTTCAGGTAGCGGACATAGTGAGTCCCGGCAATCCGCAACTTAGATGGGAGAAGGTAGCGGTGTGGAATGCTGGTATTGATTTTAAGGCATTGAACAACAGGGTATCCGGCTCATTTGAATACTTCAGAAAGGAAGGGAAAGACCTGCTGGGCAGGCAGTCATTAGATCCTACCACTGGCTTTTCCAGCTTACAAGTGGAGGGCTTTATGGCCAACTATGCTAATACCAAAACGAAAGGCTGGGATCTCACCCTTAACACGGTTAACCTCAATGGTGCCATCAAATGGCAGACTGATTTCTTGGTCAGCTATGCGAAAACGCGTCTTACCTCTTTTGATGATGAGGCCAACAATAGTTCGATATATTCTTTCTTTAGAAACAGCACGCTGAAGCTAAAGGAGGAGGCACCGATAGATGCGCTTTATGCTATTCCCTGGAGCGGTCTCGATCCTGACACCGGAGCCCCTCTGGTTATGGTAGATGGGCAAGAAAGCTCGGATTATGAAACCTATTTCAACAACCTCACTTTCGAGGAGCTGAAAGAAGTAGGTCTGGTGGTGCCTCCTTATTTTGGCTCAATAAGGAACACCTGGTCCTACAAGCATTTAAGTCTGAGTGCTAACCTGACCTTTAAGCTCAACTATGTATTCCGGCGTAATAGCATAAGTTATCAGAGTGTATTTGATGGTCAGCAAATGGGGCATCAGGACTTTATGGATCGCTGGCAAAATCCTGGAGATGAAGCACACACCCAAGTACCTTCTATACCTACTGTGAATGAGGCTTCCAATTTCAGGGATTATGCTTATAACTTCTCAGAGGTACTAGTGGAGAAGGGAGATCATATTCGGTTGCAGGACATCAGGCTGGGATACACTTTTCAGCCGCAAGGGCAGCGTGCTTCCTGGTACAGAAGCATAGAATGTTATCTCTATCTCAATAATCTGGGCATACTATGGAGAGCCAATGACAAAGGATTAGACCCTGATTATCCTTATGCTGAGCTACTCCCGGGTCCTGTATATGCTATTGGTACTAACATTAAACTTTAA
- a CDS encoding RagB/SusD family nutrient uptake outer membrane protein, whose protein sequence is MKSIYTFILLLLLSACDQEEWLEIRSDKKQVVPSSLKDYQAILDNALDMNTATPSLGEVSADDYYITQQDWETMTSGASLIHRKAYLWQEDIYQDDDQVPSWNMPYATIYYANAVLEGIKKVEVAPDEKADFDRIRGTALFHRSWCFFQLAQVFCQQYEAASAASQLGLPLRTDPDINVTYQRSSLEDTYQKIIDDLETALPLLPGIAQESTRASKASVQALLAKVYLQTGRYSQALLAADESLQLYHELMDYNDLDPSASYPFEILNPETVFYNRMLYVSEGPLSNDRMRIAPELYNSYAEHDLRKSLFYREADGDHFFRGSYNNGNFFAMYYFSGIATDELYLIRSECYARTGKVTEALHDLNTLLQHRYEQGHFVPIAISDAEQALERILLERRKELVFRGIRWPDIKRYIAYDGRDITLQRQLGNSTYSLPPHDPRYALPLPYNVVSISGIEQNER, encoded by the coding sequence ATGAAATCAATTTATACTTTTATACTCCTGCTACTGCTCTCTGCCTGTGATCAGGAGGAATGGCTGGAGATACGTAGCGACAAAAAACAGGTGGTGCCTTCTAGTTTAAAGGACTATCAGGCCATTTTAGATAATGCGCTGGATATGAATACCGCCACTCCTTCCCTGGGCGAGGTAAGTGCTGATGATTATTATATCACCCAGCAAGACTGGGAGACCATGACCAGTGGCGCTTCATTAATTCATCGTAAGGCTTACCTCTGGCAGGAAGATATCTATCAGGATGATGACCAAGTACCCAGCTGGAATATGCCTTATGCTACTATTTATTATGCTAATGCCGTTTTGGAAGGCATTAAAAAGGTAGAGGTAGCTCCGGATGAAAAGGCGGATTTCGACCGCATCAGAGGAACGGCCTTATTTCATCGTTCCTGGTGTTTCTTTCAATTGGCTCAGGTGTTTTGTCAGCAGTATGAGGCTGCTTCTGCAGCCAGTCAGTTAGGATTACCCTTGCGCACTGATCCTGATATCAATGTCACTTATCAGCGCAGTTCTTTGGAAGACACTTATCAAAAGATTATTGATGATCTGGAAACAGCATTGCCGCTACTGCCTGGCATCGCACAGGAATCTACACGCGCTTCAAAGGCTTCGGTTCAGGCCTTGCTCGCTAAGGTGTATTTGCAGACCGGAAGGTACTCACAGGCACTGCTGGCAGCAGATGAAAGTTTACAGCTATACCATGAGCTGATGGATTATAATGACCTTGATCCCTCTGCTTCTTATCCCTTTGAGATCCTTAACCCTGAAACGGTCTTTTATAACCGTATGCTTTATGTGAGCGAGGGGCCGTTGTCCAATGATAGAATGAGGATAGCCCCTGAGCTATACAACAGCTATGCTGAGCATGACCTGAGGAAGTCACTCTTCTATCGTGAAGCGGATGGTGATCATTTCTTCAGAGGCTCTTACAACAACGGCAACTTCTTTGCTATGTATTATTTCAGTGGTATAGCTACAGACGAACTCTACCTGATACGCAGTGAATGTTATGCCCGTACCGGAAAAGTGACTGAAGCGCTGCATGATTTGAATACCCTTCTGCAGCATCGTTATGAACAGGGACATTTTGTACCAATAGCCATCAGCGATGCTGAACAGGCATTGGAACGGATATTACTGGAGAGACGCAAAGAGCTGGTATTCAGAGGCATCAGATGGCCTGACATCAAGCGATATATTGCTTATGATGGGCGAGACATAACGCTCCAAAGGCAGCTGGGCAACAGCACTTATTCCTTGCCTCCTCATGATCCCAGGTATGCCCTGCCCCTTCCCTATAATGTGGTTTCAATTTCAGGAATAGAACAAAATGAAAGATAG